The following are encoded together in the Streptococcus oralis genome:
- a CDS encoding MalY/PatB family protein has protein sequence MGKYDFTSLPNRFGHHTYKWKEAEADREVLPAWIADMDFVVLPEVRQAVQAYADQLVYGYTYASDALIESVQDWEATQHGYHFDKDALVFIEGVVPAISTAIQAFTKEGEAVLINTPVYPPFARSVKLNNRRLITNSLVEKDGLFEIDFDQLEKELVEEDVKLYILCNPHNPGGRVWEKEVLEKIGHLCQKHGVLLVSDEIHQDLALFGHKHQSFNTINPAFKDFALILSSATKTFNIAGTKNSYAVIENPKLRVAFQKRQLANNQHEISGLGYLATEAAYRYGKDWLGELKEVIEDHINYVVDILGNETKIKVMKPQGTYLIWLDFSVYELTDDRLQELLKNEAKVILNRGLDFGEEGTLHARLNVAMPKSVLEEVCQRIVTTFATL, from the coding sequence ATGGGAAAATATGATTTTACAAGCCTGCCCAATCGTTTTGGGCATCATACCTATAAATGGAAAGAAGCGGAAGCTGATCGAGAAGTTCTACCAGCTTGGATAGCAGATATGGACTTTGTGGTTTTGCCTGAAGTTCGACAAGCTGTACAAGCCTACGCAGATCAGTTGGTCTATGGCTATACCTATGCCAGTGATGCTTTGATTGAGTCGGTTCAGGACTGGGAAGCCACACAACATGGCTATCACTTTGATAAGGATGCCCTCGTCTTTATCGAGGGTGTGGTACCAGCTATTTCAACAGCCATTCAAGCCTTTACAAAAGAAGGAGAGGCTGTTCTGATTAACACACCGGTCTATCCACCTTTTGCCCGCAGTGTCAAACTGAACAATCGCAGATTGATTACCAATTCTTTGGTGGAAAAGGACGGGCTGTTTGAGATTGACTTTGACCAGTTGGAGAAGGAATTGGTGGAAGAGGATGTGAAGCTTTATATCCTTTGCAATCCCCACAATCCTGGTGGACGTGTTTGGGAAAAGGAAGTGTTAGAAAAGATTGGGCATCTCTGCCAAAAACACGGTGTTTTGTTGGTTTCAGATGAGATTCACCAAGATTTGGCCCTCTTTGGTCACAAACACCAGTCATTCAATACCATTAATCCAGCTTTTAAAGACTTTGCCCTTATCTTGAGCAGTGCCACTAAGACCTTTAATATTGCTGGGACGAAAAATTCCTATGCAGTTATTGAAAATCCAAAGCTTCGTGTGGCTTTCCAAAAACGCCAGTTGGCCAATAACCAACATGAAATCTCAGGCTTGGGGTATTTGGCGACAGAAGCTGCCTACCGTTATGGCAAGGACTGGTTAGGAGAGTTAAAAGAAGTCATCGAGGACCACATTAACTATGTAGTGGATATTTTGGGCAACGAAACCAAGATTAAGGTCATGAAACCACAAGGTACCTACTTGATCTGGCTTGATTTTTCAGTCTATGAGCTAACGGATGACCGCTTGCAAGAGCTTTTGAAGAATGAAGCCAAGGTTATCTTGAATCGAGGTTTGGACTTTGGAGAGGAGGGAACTCTTCATGCCCGCCTCAATGTGGCTATGCCGAAGTCAGTACTGGAAGAGGTTTGCCAACGCATCGTGACCACTTTTGCTACACTTTAA
- a CDS encoding DEAD/DEAH box helicase produces MAKLIPGKLRMEGVALYETGNIEIIKEKGNRLYTRVAGEDLRYSLEDDLVFCACDFFQKRSYCVHLAALEHYLKNDEEGQVILQALEKGHEEQEEVETKVSFGGSFLECIQPQKREKIYTLSSQGQVEAGTNRLLWTLRIGLADSQKYYVIRDIPLFLKVLVHRKPYMIGKHYENDLSWDAFDTASQEVLTFLCGLIEEGLSQDLFFPNQGRHLFFPLTFFEQGVELLMNLEDFHFEHQITSYENLLFHDLDPDAEIFSFSVQEYPDYFEMEISETDRVNVFYGGAVLFRKGNLYLLNPKQISLLKEIKDLPQEERARKCLQFDNSDRDRLAACLPLFGQLGIVSAPERLQIRPFSPIFYFDREDDGSIRLDIQFDYGDVKVTSRQQLEQLPFSSDAVLENQLFQVCLEAGFEADFQSWRQALKPEAVYSFFHRTIPAFEKLGQVFLSDEMNQLYSVQAPQVQIESKGGLLEIQFDFQGIAQEEIDQALKALTSNQDFYISSSDQVYFFDEETKQIRQNLQELGVELKDGSFQARKSLAYSLSQLFEGRDRISFSEEFQHLAHDLTHPEDFPLGDIRVQASLRDYQEKGVRWLQMLHHYGFGGILADDMGLGKTLQTIAFLTSQVTEDSRVLILAPSGLIYNWADEFRKFAPQLDLAVVHGLKANREAILSENHQIYVTSYATFRQDSELYQEMAFDFLFLDEAQVMKNAQTKIAQSLRQFVVPAVFALSGTPIENHLGELWSIFQIVLPGLLPSKKEFMKLPADRVAQFIKPFVMRRKKEEVLTELPDLIEVVYKNELEDQQKAIYLAQLQQMRDRLAQVTDQEFQRSRVEILSGLMRLRQICDTPALFMDDYQGASGKLDSLRDLLLQVADGGHRVLIFSQFKGMLEKIEKELPDLGLTSFKITGSTPAHDRQEMTKAFNQGERDAFLISLKAGGVGLNLTGADTVILVDLWWNPAVEAQAIGRAHRMGQEQMVEVYRLITKGTIEEKIQELQEQKKHLVSQVLDGTESRASLSLAEIREILGISEAST; encoded by the coding sequence ATGGCTAAATTGATTCCGGGAAAGTTGCGCATGGAGGGGGTTGCACTCTATGAAACAGGCAACATTGAGATAATCAAGGAAAAAGGGAATCGCCTCTATACTCGTGTGGCGGGAGAAGACTTGCGCTACAGTTTAGAGGATGATCTGGTTTTTTGTGCTTGCGATTTTTTCCAAAAAAGAAGTTACTGTGTTCACCTCGCAGCGCTCGAGCATTATCTGAAGAATGATGAAGAAGGCCAGGTGATTTTACAAGCCTTAGAAAAAGGACATGAAGAGCAAGAAGAGGTCGAAACCAAGGTTAGTTTTGGCGGTAGTTTTTTGGAGTGTATCCAACCTCAGAAGAGAGAGAAAATCTACACTTTGTCGTCTCAAGGCCAGGTGGAAGCTGGAACCAATCGCCTCCTTTGGACTCTCCGAATCGGTTTAGCTGATAGTCAAAAATATTATGTCATTCGTGACATCCCTCTCTTTTTGAAGGTCTTAGTCCATCGAAAGCCATATATGATTGGGAAGCACTATGAAAATGACTTGTCTTGGGATGCTTTTGATACAGCTAGTCAAGAAGTTCTTACTTTTTTATGTGGCTTAATTGAGGAGGGACTGAGTCAAGACCTCTTTTTCCCCAATCAAGGTCGTCACCTCTTTTTCCCTCTGACCTTTTTTGAGCAGGGAGTGGAGTTGCTGATGAACTTGGAAGATTTTCATTTCGAACATCAGATTACTAGTTATGAAAATCTTCTCTTTCATGATTTAGATCCAGATGCAGAGATTTTCTCTTTTTCCGTGCAGGAGTATCCCGATTATTTTGAGATGGAAATTTCTGAGACTGACCGAGTTAACGTATTCTATGGGGGAGCGGTTCTCTTTCGTAAGGGGAATCTTTATCTCTTAAATCCTAAACAAATCAGCCTCCTAAAGGAAATAAAGGATCTCCCTCAGGAGGAAAGAGCGAGAAAATGCCTCCAGTTTGACAACAGTGATCGTGATCGTCTGGCCGCCTGTCTTCCTTTATTTGGACAGCTGGGTATAGTTTCTGCTCCTGAGCGCTTGCAAATCAGACCCTTTTCACCAATCTTTTACTTTGATAGGGAGGATGACGGCAGCATCCGTTTGGATATCCAATTTGACTATGGAGATGTTAAGGTGACTAGTCGTCAACAGCTGGAACAATTACCTTTTTCAAGTGATGCTGTCTTGGAAAACCAACTATTTCAAGTCTGTTTAGAGGCTGGTTTTGAGGCTGATTTTCAGTCTTGGAGACAGGCTTTGAAGCCAGAGGCAGTTTATTCTTTCTTTCACCGTACGATTCCAGCTTTTGAGAAGTTGGGTCAGGTTTTCTTGTCTGATGAGATGAATCAGCTCTACAGTGTCCAAGCTCCTCAGGTTCAGATTGAGTCCAAGGGAGGACTGTTGGAGATTCAGTTTGATTTCCAAGGGATTGCCCAAGAAGAGATTGATCAAGCTCTTAAAGCCCTGACCAGCAATCAGGATTTCTATATCAGTTCTTCTGATCAAGTGTACTTTTTTGATGAGGAAACCAAGCAGATTCGTCAAAATTTGCAGGAACTGGGGGTTGAGCTAAAAGATGGTTCTTTTCAAGCGCGAAAATCTCTGGCTTATAGCCTTTCTCAGCTTTTTGAAGGTCGAGACAGGATCTCCTTCTCGGAAGAATTTCAGCATTTAGCTCATGATTTGACCCATCCAGAGGACTTTCCTTTGGGAGATATACGGGTGCAGGCGAGTTTGAGAGACTATCAGGAAAAGGGTGTCCGTTGGCTCCAGATGCTTCATCACTATGGCTTTGGTGGCATCCTAGCCGATGATATGGGACTGGGAAAAACACTGCAAACTATTGCTTTTTTGACCAGTCAGGTGACAGAAGATAGTCGGGTCTTGATTTTGGCTCCGTCAGGTTTAATCTACAATTGGGCAGATGAATTCAGGAAATTTGCCCCACAGTTGGATTTGGCTGTCGTTCATGGTTTGAAAGCGAATCGAGAAGCGATTCTTTCTGAAAATCACCAAATCTATGTGACTAGCTATGCAACCTTTCGTCAAGACAGCGAGCTTTATCAAGAGATGGCTTTTGATTTTCTCTTCTTAGATGAGGCCCAGGTCATGAAAAATGCCCAGACTAAGATTGCTCAGAGTTTGCGCCAGTTTGTGGTGCCAGCAGTCTTTGCTTTGTCGGGTACGCCCATCGAAAATCATTTAGGAGAGTTGTGGTCTATCTTCCAAATTGTGCTACCGGGGCTCTTACCAAGTAAAAAGGAGTTTATGAAATTACCGGCTGACCGAGTCGCGCAGTTTATCAAGCCTTTCGTCATGAGGCGTAAGAAAGAAGAAGTTCTTACAGAACTGCCTGATCTGATCGAAGTCGTCTATAAAAATGAACTGGAAGACCAACAGAAGGCCATCTATCTCGCCCAGTTGCAACAGATGCGAGACCGCCTAGCGCAAGTGACAGATCAAGAATTCCAAAGAAGTCGGGTAGAAATCTTATCTGGTCTCATGCGATTGCGCCAGATCTGCGATACGCCTGCCCTCTTCATGGACGATTACCAGGGAGCCAGTGGTAAACTCGATAGTCTCCGAGATTTATTGCTACAAGTGGCTGATGGTGGGCATCGGGTCTTGATTTTCTCCCAGTTCAAAGGAATGTTGGAAAAAATCGAGAAAGAACTCCCAGACTTGGGCTTGACCTCCTTCAAAATCACAGGTTCAACTCCTGCTCATGACAGACAGGAGATGACTAAGGCCTTTAACCAAGGGGAAAGAGATGCCTTTCTCATCTCCCTTAAGGCGGGTGGTGTTGGTCTCAATCTAACGGGAGCTGATACGGTCATTTTAGTTGACCTTTGGTGGAATCCCGCTGTCGAAGCCCAGGCTATCGGAAGAGCTCACCGCATGGGGCAGGAGCAGATGGTCGAGGTCTATCGTTTGATTACCAAGGGGACCATTGAAGAAAAAATCCAAGAACTTCAAGAACAAAAGAAACATTTGGTTTCCCAAGTTTTAGATGGTACGGAGTCGCGTGCGAGTCTCAGTCTGGCAGAAATTCGTGAAATTTTGGGAATTTCTGAAGCCAGCACTTGA
- the murC gene encoding UDP-N-acetylmuramate--L-alanine ligase, whose translation MSKTYHFIGIKGSGMSALALMLHQMGHKVQGSDVEKYYFTQRGLEQAGIAILPFDEKNLQGDVEIIAGNAFRPDNNVEIAYADQNGISYKRYHEFLGSFMRDFVSMGVAGAHGKTSTTGMLSHVLSHITDTSFLIGDGTGRGSANAKYFVFESDEYERHFMPYHPEYSIITNIDFDHPDYFTSLEDVFNAFNDYAKQITKGLFVYGEDPELRKITANAPIYYYGFEAEGNDFVASDLLRSTTGSTFTVHFRGQELGQFHIPTFGRHNIMNATAVIGLLYTAGFDLNLVREHLKTFAGVKRRFTEKIVNDTVIIDDFAHHPTEIIATLDAARQKYPSKEIVAIFQPHTFTRTIALLDEFAHALNQADAVYLAQIYGSAREVDHGDVKVEDLANKINKKHQVITVENVSPLLDHDNAVYVFMGAGDIQTYEYSFERLLSNLTSNVQ comes from the coding sequence ATGTCAAAAACATATCATTTTATTGGAATCAAGGGATCAGGGATGAGTGCCCTAGCCTTGATGTTGCACCAAATGGGACACAAGGTTCAAGGTTCAGACGTTGAAAAATACTACTTTACTCAACGTGGTCTAGAGCAGGCAGGGATTGCCATTCTTCCTTTTGATGAAAAGAACCTACAAGGTGATGTGGAGATTATCGCTGGGAATGCCTTCCGTCCAGATAACAACGTTGAAATAGCCTATGCAGATCAAAATGGTATCAGCTACAAACGTTACCACGAATTCCTAGGTAGCTTTATGCGCGACTTTGTCAGCATGGGAGTGGCAGGAGCACATGGAAAAACTTCAACGACAGGTATGCTGTCACATGTCTTGTCTCACATCACAGACACCAGTTTTTTGATTGGAGACGGGACAGGTCGCGGTTCAGCCAATGCCAAATATTTTGTCTTTGAATCAGACGAATATGAGCGTCATTTCATGCCTTACCACCCAGAATACTCTATCATCACCAACATTGACTTTGACCATCCAGACTACTTTACAAGTCTAGAGGACGTTTTCAATGCCTTTAACGACTATGCCAAACAAATTACCAAAGGTTTGTTTGTATATGGTGAAGATCCTGAGTTGCGTAAGATCACAGCCAATGCGCCAATCTATTACTATGGGTTTGAAGCTGAGGGCAATGACTTTGTAGCTAGCGATCTTCTTCGTTCTACGACTGGTTCTACATTCACCGTTCATTTCCGTGGTCAAGAGTTGGGTCAATTCCACATTCCAACCTTTGGTCGTCACAATATTATGAATGCGACAGCTGTTATTGGTCTTCTTTACACAGCTGGTTTTGATTTGAACTTGGTCCGTGAACACTTGAAAACCTTTGCAGGTGTTAAGCGTCGTTTCACTGAGAAAATTGTCAATGATACAGTGATTATTGATGACTTTGCCCACCATCCAACAGAAATCATTGCGACCTTGGATGCGGCTCGTCAAAAATACCCAAGCAAGGAAATCGTGGCAATCTTCCAACCACATACTTTTACAAGAACCATTGCCTTGTTGGACGAATTTGCCCATGCATTGAATCAAGCAGACGCCGTCTACCTAGCGCAAATCTATGGATCAGCTCGTGAAGTGGACCATGGTGATGTCAAAGTAGAAGACTTAGCCAATAAGATCAACAAGAAACACCAGGTTATCACTGTTGAAAATGTTTCACCACTCCTAGACCATGACAATGCTGTTTACGTCTTTATGGGTGCAGGAGACATCCAAACCTATGAATATTCATTTGAACGTCTCTTGTCTAACTTGACAAGCAACGTCCAATAA
- a CDS encoding GNAT family N-acetyltransferase: MEIPITIRQATLSDLEEILAIEEANSSLEEAFSHQSLEESIRKTAGTFLVAGDENQLLGYVLGEAQYLHPKWIEIKSLTIHPDHWGQGLGTLLLAALKQVTVELDYQGILLQSPDELLSYFEMNGFVEEEVTESHHGSGSEWYLTWANPFYQEEI; this comes from the coding sequence ATGGAAATTCCAATCACAATAAGGCAAGCTACCTTATCAGATTTAGAAGAAATATTGGCTATTGAAGAAGCCAATTCTTCATTAGAAGAGGCATTTAGCCACCAATCATTAGAAGAGAGTATCCGCAAGACTGCGGGTACCTTTCTTGTAGCTGGGGATGAAAATCAGCTCCTAGGCTATGTTTTAGGAGAAGCTCAGTATCTTCATCCCAAGTGGATAGAAATAAAATCATTGACCATTCATCCTGACCATTGGGGACAGGGGTTGGGAACTCTTCTTCTTGCGGCCTTGAAACAGGTGACAGTCGAACTAGATTACCAAGGTATTCTTTTACAAAGTCCTGATGAACTACTATCATATTTTGAAATGAATGGCTTTGTTGAAGAAGAAGTGACAGAAAGTCATCATGGCAGTGGTTCTGAATGGTATCTGACTTGGGCTAATCCCTTTTATCAGGAGGAAATATGA
- a CDS encoding GNAT family N-acetyltransferase: protein MKIRQARFSDLDRIIEIELENFSLEEAIPRSVFEAHLQEIQTSFLVAEKEGNILGYIEGPVVPHRHLHDQSFTEEIKDYSHQPGGYISVTCLSIAKEAQALGVGKRLLRALKEVALEHEREGINLTCHDYLIAYYEKHGFVNEGISQSNFAGETWYDMVWQPENQ from the coding sequence ATGAAAATCAGACAAGCAAGATTTTCGGATTTAGATCGGATTATAGAGATAGAGCTGGAGAATTTTTCACTGGAGGAAGCCATTCCTCGTTCGGTCTTTGAGGCCCATTTGCAGGAAATTCAGACCAGTTTTCTGGTAGCTGAAAAAGAGGGGAATATTCTTGGTTATATCGAAGGTCCAGTCGTCCCACACCGCCATCTACATGATCAGTCATTTACAGAAGAAATAAAAGACTATAGCCATCAACCTGGAGGTTATATTTCTGTGACTTGCCTATCTATTGCCAAGGAAGCACAAGCTTTGGGAGTGGGGAAAAGACTATTAAGGGCTTTGAAAGAAGTCGCTTTAGAACATGAGCGAGAGGGCATTAATCTGACATGTCATGATTACCTTATCGCCTATTATGAAAAGCACGGCTTTGTTAATGAAGGAATATCCCAGTCAAACTTTGCTGGGGAAACATGGTATGATATGGTCTGGCAGCCTGAAAATCAATAA
- the mltG gene encoding endolytic transglycosylase MltG, producing the protein MLLTEKSREEEKLSFKEQILRDLERVKEQDRREKEVEIPNLTASSSQASSATPSDLEPETSTEELMADSLSVVDKILKNAPSVPPLSSARTDETDDQEEKEIRQPIIDKIEVVESEEPLVEPIHLAEEPVVEPVQPKVEPVELKPEEKEFNDTPTKVAVTYKTEDKKEEITPGMPERVEPVSTESSGGLADAPRRSRRQGATSTKKKNKSKAKGCLVTVLVLLVLVTVGGYFGYGYVQDSLKPVDASSKDYVTVQIPDGANVQEIGSTLEKSGLVKHGLIFSLYAKYYSHANLKSGYYNLKKSMSTDELIQELQKGGTPEAQAPVLANLTIPEGYTLEQIAQTVGQLQGEFKEPLTADAFLAKAQDETFISQLVAKYPNLLGSLPTKDSGVRYRLEGYLFPATYTIKDSTTVESLIDDMVAAMDKAMSPYYATIKEKNLTVNELLSIASLVEKEGAKTEDRKKIAGVFYNRLNAGMPLQSNIAILYAQGKLGQKISLADDAGIDTTIDSPYNVYTHLGLMPGPVDSPSSDAIEASVNQTKSEYLYFVANVEDGKVYFATTKEEHDQNVAEHINSKLPQASSSN; encoded by the coding sequence ATGCTTTTGACTGAAAAATCAAGAGAAGAAGAAAAATTAAGCTTTAAAGAGCAGATTCTACGTGATTTAGAAAGAGTAAAAGAACAAGATAGAAGAGAGAAAGAAGTAGAGATTCCAAATCTGACGGCTTCATCATCTCAAGCTAGTTCAGCAACTCCTTCAGATCTTGAACCAGAAACATCAACAGAAGAGTTGATGGCTGATTCCCTGTCTGTTGTCGATAAAATTCTAAAGAATGCACCAAGTGTTCCTCCACTTTCAAGTGCTAGAACTGATGAAACGGATGACCAAGAAGAGAAAGAGATTAGACAGCCAATCATCGACAAGATTGAAGTTGTAGAATCTGAAGAACCTCTAGTAGAGCCGATTCATCTGGCTGAAGAACCTGTAGTGGAACCCGTTCAACCTAAGGTAGAACCAGTTGAGCTTAAACCCGAAGAAAAAGAATTTAACGATACTCCGACTAAGGTTGCCGTAACCTATAAAACAGAAGACAAGAAAGAGGAAATCACTCCAGGAATGCCTGAAAGAGTTGAGCCTGTTTCTACAGAATCTAGCGGTGGATTAGCTGATGCTCCACGTCGTAGTCGTCGTCAAGGTGCAACATCAACTAAGAAAAAGAATAAATCAAAAGCTAAAGGTTGCCTAGTAACAGTTCTAGTTCTCCTAGTACTCGTTACAGTTGGTGGTTACTTTGGTTATGGTTACGTTCAAGATTCCTTGAAACCTGTGGATGCAAGCTCTAAGGATTACGTAACGGTTCAAATCCCAGACGGTGCAAATGTTCAAGAAATTGGAAGCACCTTGGAAAAATCTGGTTTGGTTAAACATGGACTGATCTTTAGCCTTTATGCTAAATACTATAGCCATGCTAACTTGAAGTCAGGTTATTACAACTTGAAGAAGAGTATGAGTACGGATGAGTTGATTCAAGAATTGCAAAAAGGTGGGACTCCTGAAGCTCAGGCACCTGTTCTTGCAAACTTGACCATTCCAGAAGGCTATACATTAGAGCAAATCGCTCAAACAGTAGGACAACTTCAAGGTGAATTTAAAGAACCTCTTACTGCGGATGCTTTCTTGGCAAAAGCTCAAGATGAGACCTTTATCTCACAATTAGTAGCCAAGTATCCAAACCTACTTGGAAGTCTTCCAACAAAAGACAGTGGCGTTCGTTATCGTCTTGAAGGCTACCTTTTCCCAGCAACCTATACGATCAAAGACAGCACAACTGTTGAAAGTTTGATTGATGACATGGTAGCTGCTATGGATAAGGCTATGTCACCATATTACGCTACGATCAAAGAAAAGAATCTGACAGTTAATGAATTGCTCAGCATTGCTTCTCTTGTCGAAAAAGAAGGTGCTAAGACGGAAGATCGCAAGAAAATCGCAGGTGTCTTCTATAACCGCTTGAATGCTGGTATGCCACTTCAAAGTAATATCGCTATCCTATATGCTCAAGGAAAACTTGGTCAAAAGATTAGTTTAGCAGATGACGCTGGAATTGATACAACGATTGATTCACCATACAATGTTTACACACACCTTGGCCTCATGCCTGGACCGGTTGATAGCCCAAGTTCGGATGCGATTGAAGCAAGTGTAAACCAGACAAAGAGTGAGTACTTGTACTTTGTAGCAAATGTTGAAGATGGTAAAGTATACTTTGCAACAACAAAAGAAGAACATGATCAAAACGTTGCAGAGCATATCAATAGCAAGTTACCTCAAGCAAGTAGTTCAAACTAA
- the greA gene encoding transcription elongation factor GreA — protein sequence MAEKTYPMTLEEKEKLEKELEELKLVRRPEVVERIKIARSYGDLSENSEYEAAKDEQAFVEGQISSLETKIRYAEIVNSDAVAQDEVAIGKTVTIQEVGEDEEEVYIIVGSAGADAFAGKVSNESPIGRALIGKKTGDTATIETPVGSYDVKILKVEKTA from the coding sequence ATGGCAGAAAAAACTTACCCAATGACCCTTGAAGAAAAGGAAAAACTAGAAAAAGAATTAGAGGAGTTGAAACTCGTTCGACGTCCCGAAGTCGTAGAGCGTATCAAGATTGCTCGCTCCTATGGAGACCTTTCAGAAAATAGTGAGTATGAAGCAGCGAAAGATGAACAAGCTTTTGTTGAAGGACAAATTTCAAGTCTAGAAACAAAAATTCGTTATGCTGAAATTGTTAATAGCGATGCAGTTGCCCAAGATGAGGTAGCAATCGGTAAAACAGTAACAATCCAAGAAGTCGGTGAAGACGAAGAAGAGGTCTACATCATCGTTGGTTCTGCAGGTGCAGATGCTTTTGCTGGTAAAGTCTCAAATGAAAGTCCGATTGGCCGTGCTTTGATTGGCAAGAAGACTGGCGATACTGCAACGATTGAAACACCAGTTGGTAGCTATGATGTCAAAATCTTAAAGGTTGAAAAAACAGCTTAA
- a CDS encoding amino acid permease — MSENKKKNKMERGLTNRHVQVMAIAGTIGTGLFLGAGRSISLTGPSIILIYMITGAFMFLMMRAVGEMLYQDPEQHTFINFITRHLGKGWGYFSVWSYWLSVVFIGMAEITAISDYVRFWFPTWPSWMIQLVFLTILALVNLIAVKLFGEVEFWFAMVKIVAILAMIATGVFMVLTGFKTPHGVASLANISDQFSLFPNGVMNFVMAFQMVFFAYLMIEFIGVTTSETKNPRQVLPKAVKEIPLRIIFFYGGALIAIMAIIPWSYLNSSDSPFVTVFELAGIKWAAALINFVVLTSAASALNSTLYSTGRHLYQIAHDSPNRFLKAIKVDTLSRHNVPQNAIIASAILIALAAFINVLPGVSDAFALITASSSGVYIAIYILIMVAHLKYRKSQDFMADGYLMPQYRLLNPLTILFFVFVFVTLFLQESTFMGAVGSAIWILVFGIYSQWKFRK, encoded by the coding sequence ATGAGTGAAAATAAGAAGAAAAATAAAATGGAGCGTGGTTTAACCAATCGCCATGTTCAGGTGATGGCCATTGCGGGAACAATCGGAACCGGACTTTTCCTAGGTGCTGGTCGCTCTATCAGCCTTACAGGACCTTCTATCATCCTGATTTATATGATCACAGGAGCCTTTATGTTTTTGATGATGAGGGCTGTTGGAGAGATGCTGTATCAGGATCCGGAACAACATACCTTTATCAACTTTATCACCCGTCATTTGGGGAAAGGCTGGGGATATTTCTCAGTTTGGTCTTATTGGTTATCAGTTGTCTTTATCGGTATGGCAGAAATCACTGCCATCTCAGACTATGTCCGCTTCTGGTTTCCCACATGGCCTAGCTGGATGATTCAGCTTGTCTTTTTAACGATTTTGGCTTTGGTCAATCTGATTGCAGTTAAGCTCTTTGGCGAAGTCGAGTTTTGGTTTGCTATGGTCAAGATTGTGGCGATTTTAGCCATGATTGCCACTGGGGTATTTATGGTTTTGACAGGCTTTAAGACACCGCATGGTGTTGCAAGCTTGGCAAATATCAGCGACCAGTTCTCTCTTTTTCCAAACGGAGTTATGAACTTTGTCATGGCCTTTCAAATGGTATTTTTTGCCTATCTGATGATTGAGTTTATCGGGGTAACAACTTCTGAAACAAAGAACCCTCGTCAGGTCTTGCCCAAAGCTGTTAAGGAAATTCCTCTCAGAATTATCTTCTTCTACGGGGGAGCTCTCATTGCGATTATGGCCATTATTCCTTGGTCTTATCTTAATTCTTCAGATTCTCCATTTGTAACGGTCTTTGAACTGGCGGGGATCAAGTGGGCGGCGGCTCTAATCAACTTTGTTGTCTTGACATCAGCGGCGTCTGCTCTTAACTCAACTCTCTACTCAACAGGGAGACACTTATATCAGATTGCCCATGATTCGCCAAATCGTTTCTTAAAGGCCATCAAGGTCGATACCCTTTCTCGCCACAATGTACCTCAAAATGCCATCATCGCCTCAGCGATCTTGATTGCTCTGGCTGCCTTTATCAACGTGCTACCAGGTGTTTCAGATGCCTTTGCTTTGATCACCGCATCCTCATCAGGTGTTTACATCGCGATTTATATCTTGATTATGGTGGCTCATCTCAAATACCGCAAGTCACAAGACTTCATGGCTGATGGCTACCTTATGCCTCAGTATCGCTTGCTTAATCCCCTAACCATTCTCTTTTTTGTCTTTGTTTTTGTGACTCTCTTTTTGCAAGAGTCCACTTTTATGGGGGCAGTAGGTTCTGCTATCTGGATCCTTGTTTTTGGGATTTATAGTCAGTGGAAATTTAGAAAATAA
- a CDS encoding GNAT family N-acetyltransferase yields the protein MYIRLENRESHKAQEIGDLIRAYNRSKREVAESEPLNLYLEDEKGNLMAGLVAETFGNWLEIEYLFVREELRGQGIGSKLLQRAENEAKNRNCRFAFVNTYQFQAPDFYLSHGYKEVFTLQDYPYTGQRYYYQKDL from the coding sequence ATGTACATTAGATTGGAAAATAGGGAATCGCATAAAGCGCAGGAAATAGGGGATTTGATTCGTGCTTATAATCGTTCCAAAAGAGAAGTGGCTGAAAGCGAGCCACTGAACCTTTATCTCGAAGACGAAAAGGGCAATCTCATGGCAGGATTAGTAGCTGAGACTTTCGGAAATTGGTTGGAAATCGAATATTTGTTTGTGAGAGAGGAATTACGGGGACAAGGAATTGGCTCAAAACTATTACAGCGAGCAGAAAATGAAGCTAAGAATCGAAACTGTCGTTTTGCTTTTGTAAATACTTACCAGTTTCAAGCGCCAGATTTTTATCTAAGTCATGGTTACAAGGAAGTTTTTACCTTGCAAGACTATCCCTACACAGGACAAAGATACTATTACCAAAAAGATTTGTGA
- a CDS encoding helix-turn-helix transcriptional regulator — translation MAKNLKLKLARVERDLTQGDLAEAVGVTRQTIGLIEAGKYNPSLSLCQSICRCLGKTLDQLFWEEEDEK, via the coding sequence GTGGCTAAAAATTTAAAATTAAAATTAGCTCGGGTAGAGCGTGATTTAACACAAGGGGATTTGGCAGAGGCTGTGGGTGTTACTAGGCAGACTATAGGCTTGATAGAAGCAGGGAAATATAATCCTAGTCTCTCCCTTTGCCAGTCAATTTGCAGATGCTTAGGAAAAACATTAGATCAATTATTTTGGGAGGAAGAAGATGAAAAATAG